One Pseudomonas abieticivorans genomic region harbors:
- a CDS encoding ABC transporter ATP-binding protein: MTVPALLQLDDISLSFKGVNAITAISFAVAPGEICALIGPNGAGKSSLLNVINGVYQPQHGSIRFDGQVRRRMRTHEAAARGIARTFQNIALFKGMSVLDNVLTGRNLKRRSSWLEQVLQLGRGPREDDAQRAHAERVIDFLRISPWRHAPVSGLPYGLQKRVELARALAAEPRLLLLDEPMAGMNALEKQEMSGFIRDINRELGTTVVLIEHDIGVVMGLSDHVVVLDYGRKIGDGSPEQVRNNPEVIAAYLGTRRGEG, from the coding sequence ATGACTGTACCTGCCTTGCTGCAACTGGATGACATTTCGCTGTCGTTCAAAGGCGTGAACGCCATCACCGCGATCAGTTTCGCGGTAGCCCCGGGCGAAATCTGCGCGCTGATCGGCCCCAACGGCGCCGGTAAAAGCTCGTTGCTCAACGTGATCAATGGCGTGTACCAGCCGCAACACGGCTCGATCCGTTTCGACGGCCAGGTGCGCCGACGCATGCGCACCCATGAGGCAGCGGCGCGCGGCATTGCCCGCACCTTCCAGAACATCGCCTTGTTCAAGGGCATGAGCGTGCTCGACAACGTGCTCACCGGGCGCAACCTCAAGCGTCGCAGTAGTTGGCTGGAACAAGTGCTGCAACTGGGGCGCGGCCCGCGCGAAGACGATGCGCAAAGGGCCCACGCCGAGCGGGTGATCGACTTTTTGCGCATCAGCCCCTGGCGTCACGCACCGGTCAGCGGCTTGCCCTATGGCCTGCAAAAGCGTGTGGAACTGGCCCGGGCCTTGGCCGCCGAGCCTCGGCTGTTGTTGCTGGACGAACCCATGGCCGGGATGAACGCCTTGGAGAAGCAGGAAATGAGCGGTTTTATCCGCGACATCAACCGCGAGTTGGGCACCACCGTAGTGTTGATCGAACACGACATCGGCGTGGTGATGGGGCTGTCCGATCACGTGGTGGTGCTCGACTACGGGCGCAAGATCGGCGACGGCAGCCCCGAGCAGGTGCGCAACAACCCCGAGGTGATCGCGGCCTACCTGGGCACGCGGCGGGGGGAAGGCTGA
- a CDS encoding branched-chain amino acid ABC transporter permease, translating into MLYREAGQFTTTYAAERRVFRLRQDRIGLAALLLLAFVGVPLLGNDYWFSAILVPFLVLSLAGLGLNLLTGYAGQLSLGSAAFMAVGAFGAYNLQLRVPGLPLLAGFGLAGLVAAAVAVLFGLPSLRIKGFYLLVSTLAAQFVVEWVLTRFSWFTNDNASGVISSPPLRIAGVDFSSPAGRYLLTLGVVVALFWLGLRLVRSELGRQWMAVRDMDTAAAVIGIQPFKAKLLAFAVSGFYLGVAGALWAFAYLGTVEPHGFDLSRSFQVLFIIIIGGLGSVLGNFLGAAFIVLFPVLLANLVGLLPAGLVDSGQLENLQKIIFGGLIIGFLIKEPEGLARLWRRLRERARVWPLRY; encoded by the coding sequence ATGCTTTATCGCGAAGCGGGACAATTCACCACCACCTACGCCGCCGAGCGCCGGGTGTTTCGCCTGCGCCAGGACCGCATCGGGTTGGCGGCGCTGTTGTTGCTGGCCTTTGTCGGCGTGCCGCTGCTGGGTAATGACTATTGGTTCAGCGCAATCCTGGTGCCGTTCCTGGTGTTGTCGTTGGCCGGCCTGGGCCTGAATCTGTTGACCGGTTACGCCGGGCAGTTGTCGCTGGGCTCGGCGGCGTTCATGGCGGTGGGCGCGTTCGGCGCCTACAACCTGCAACTGCGCGTGCCGGGGCTGCCATTGCTGGCAGGCTTTGGCTTGGCCGGGTTGGTCGCGGCAGCGGTGGCGGTGCTGTTCGGTTTGCCCAGCCTTCGTATCAAGGGCTTCTACCTGCTGGTGTCGACCCTGGCCGCCCAGTTCGTGGTGGAGTGGGTGCTCACCCGCTTCAGCTGGTTCACCAACGACAACGCCTCGGGGGTGATCAGCTCGCCGCCCCTGCGCATCGCCGGGGTGGATTTCAGCTCGCCGGCCGGCCGCTACCTGTTGACCCTGGGCGTGGTGGTGGCGCTGTTCTGGCTGGGCCTGCGCCTGGTGCGCAGCGAGTTGGGGCGCCAATGGATGGCGGTGCGTGACATGGACACCGCCGCCGCCGTGATCGGTATCCAACCGTTCAAGGCCAAGCTGCTGGCCTTTGCCGTGAGTGGTTTCTACCTGGGTGTTGCCGGGGCGCTGTGGGCCTTCGCTTACCTGGGTACGGTGGAACCTCACGGTTTTGACCTGAGCCGTTCGTTCCAGGTGCTGTTCATCATCATTATCGGCGGCCTGGGCAGCGTGCTCGGCAACTTCCTGGGGGCGGCCTTCATCGTGCTGTTCCCGGTGCTGCTGGCCAACCTGGTCGGCCTGCTGCCGGCGGGCCTGGTGGATTCCGGCCAGTTGGAGAACTTGCAGAAAATCATCTTTGGCGGCTTGATCATCGGGTTTCTGATCAAGGAGCCCGAAGGCCTTGCCAGGCTCTGGCGACGCTTGCGCGAGCGAGCCCGCGTCTGGCCCTTGCGGTACTGA
- a CDS encoding acyl-CoA synthetase: MSTLPEALFRQAQLRGDAVALRAKRLGLWREQRWGEVAREVGHLAAGLQAQGFVAAQGLVIISQARSEALLLTLAVLWLGGRVTLLEPGASVPQLPRQVFVDSLEQLPALRRDGLVPTLLVYADGRGAAKGQGCVPIAYQALLADGPAPAINGTAHAQAFDFIDQHLSQQVVLDSAAHWIASEQLDHHHQALCARVLAASGQVRYLLGAWLLAGFTLNFPETLATRDQDRRELGPTLVAGTRESWGRLAAMAQERLPLPGSVAHGLYRWAVTPTQQPLRRWLGHWLIRRPLLDVLGLGRLQVPLLVGEPLAADTAQFFTGLGIHPRSAEPAKAGVGQVPTPAAYSIPSIA, translated from the coding sequence ATGAGCACCTTGCCCGAGGCACTGTTTCGCCAAGCCCAGCTGCGTGGCGACGCCGTGGCCCTGCGCGCCAAGCGCCTGGGGTTGTGGCGCGAGCAGCGCTGGGGCGAGGTGGCGCGCGAGGTCGGCCACTTGGCGGCGGGGTTGCAGGCCCAAGGCTTTGTCGCGGCACAAGGCTTGGTGATCATCAGCCAAGCCCGCAGCGAAGCCTTGTTGCTGACCTTGGCGGTGCTGTGGCTGGGGGGCCGGGTGACGCTGCTGGAGCCCGGCGCCAGTGTGCCCCAGCTGCCACGGCAAGTGTTTGTCGACAGCCTGGAGCAGCTCCCGGCGCTGCGCCGCGACGGTCTCGTGCCGACGCTTTTGGTGTATGCCGACGGCCGTGGCGCCGCCAAAGGGCAAGGGTGTGTGCCAATTGCCTATCAGGCATTGTTGGCAGACGGGCCTGCGCCTGCAATCAACGGCACCGCGCACGCCCAGGCCTTCGACTTCATCGACCAGCACCTGAGCCAGCAGGTGGTGCTCGACAGCGCCGCGCACTGGATTGCCAGCGAACAACTCGACCACCATCACCAAGCGCTGTGTGCACGGGTATTGGCTGCCAGCGGGCAAGTGCGTTACCTGCTGGGTGCTTGGCTGCTGGCAGGTTTTACCTTGAATTTTCCCGAAACCCTGGCCACCCGTGACCAGGATCGGCGCGAACTTGGGCCCACGCTGGTGGCCGGCACGCGTGAGTCCTGGGGCCGCCTGGCCGCCATGGCCCAGGAGCGTCTGCCGCTGCCGGGCAGTGTTGCCCATGGTCTGTACCGCTGGGCCGTGACCCCGACCCAGCAACCACTGCGTCGCTGGCTGGGGCACTGGCTGATCCGCCGCCCACTGTTGGATGTATTGGGCCTGGGCCGTTTGCAAGTACCGCTACTGGTGGGCGAGCCGTTGGCGGCAGACACCGCGCAATTTTTCACAGGGCTGGGTATTCACCCGCGCAGCGCGGAGCCTGCCAAGGCCGGCGTGGGGCAAGTGCCCACGCCGGCCGCCTATTCCATCCCCTCCATTGCTTGA
- a CDS encoding branched-chain amino acid ABC transporter permease, whose protein sequence is MEFFFEVLIGGLLAGVMYSLVAIGFVLIYKASGVFNFAQGSMVLFAALTFVSLQERGLPFWLAFGVTLASLIVLALLIEKAVLRPLVNRPPIILFMATLGLSYMIEGLAQLLWGAQVHGLDLGITDQPLEIQGMLLSPFDLFAAGTAAALVLALSLLFSKTRIGLSLRAVADDPLAALAVGIRLPRIWVVVWSVAGFVGLVAGLLWGARLGVQFSLSLIVLKALPVLIIGGFSSIGGAIVGGLIIGASEKLAEIYLGPIIGSGIENWVPYVMALLFLLVRPAGLFGERAIERV, encoded by the coding sequence ATGGAGTTCTTTTTCGAGGTGTTGATCGGTGGGTTGCTGGCAGGGGTGATGTACTCGCTGGTGGCGATCGGCTTCGTGCTGATCTACAAGGCCAGCGGTGTGTTCAATTTCGCCCAGGGCTCGATGGTGCTATTCGCCGCGCTGACGTTCGTCAGTTTGCAAGAGCGCGGGCTGCCGTTTTGGCTGGCGTTCGGGGTGACCCTGGCCAGCCTGATCGTGCTGGCGTTGCTGATCGAGAAAGCCGTGCTGCGGCCCTTGGTCAACCGCCCGCCGATCATCCTGTTCATGGCCACCCTGGGGCTGTCGTACATGATCGAAGGCCTGGCGCAGCTGCTGTGGGGCGCCCAGGTGCACGGGCTGGACTTGGGCATCACCGACCAGCCGCTGGAAATCCAAGGCATGTTGCTGTCGCCCTTCGATCTGTTCGCCGCCGGCACGGCCGCCGCACTGGTGCTGGCGCTGTCGCTGCTGTTCAGCAAGACCCGCATCGGCTTGTCGTTGCGCGCGGTGGCCGATGACCCGCTGGCCGCCCTGGCGGTGGGCATTCGCTTGCCGCGCATCTGGGTGGTGGTGTGGTCGGTGGCAGGCTTTGTCGGCTTGGTGGCCGGGCTGTTGTGGGGCGCGCGCCTGGGGGTGCAATTCTCGCTGTCGCTGATCGTGCTCAAGGCGTTGCCGGTGTTGATCATCGGCGGCTTCTCATCGATTGGCGGGGCCATCGTTGGCGGCTTGATCATCGGCGCCAGCGAGAAGCTCGCCGAGATTTACCTGGGGCCGATCATCGGCAGCGGCATCGAAAACTGGGTGCCGTATGTCATGGCGTTGCTGTTTCTGTTGGTTCGCCCGGCCGGCCTGTTTGGCGAGCGGGCGATCGAGCGGGTTTGA